A DNA window from Pyrus communis chromosome 3, drPyrComm1.1, whole genome shotgun sequence contains the following coding sequences:
- the LOC137728137 gene encoding uncharacterized protein encodes MAMEYALRFKFKALNNKAKYEALLAGLRETPFSLVFGTETVVPVELEQATFQVQNYMQSENDKQLTLNLDLVEEHRNQAHLRNVANKQRISNYYDSRVKPCSFKVEDWVLKKSLLCDRVSSEGTLSPNWDGSFEVVGFSRPGSYKLRSFDGKTLGHPWNADHLKYYYK; translated from the exons ATGGCGATGGAGTATGCTCTTCGTTTCAAATTCAAGGCATTAAACAATAAGGCCAAGTATGAAGCCCTTCTAGCAGGCTTAC GAGAAACTCCATTCTCACTTGTCTTTGGTACAGAAACAGTTGTCCCAGTTGAGCTTGAGCAAGCAACgttccaagtccaaaactatatgcaaagtgaaaatgacaaacaGCTCACCCTCAACTTGGATCTAGTCGAAGAACACAGAAATCAGGCTCACTTGAGGAATGTCGCCAATAAGCAGCGCATCtccaactactatgactcaaggGTCAAACCTTGCTCTTTCAAAGTGGAGGACTgggtattaaaaaaaagtttactCTGTGACAGAGTCTCGAGTGAAGGCACACTCAGTCCAAACTGGGATGGATCGTTTGAAGTTGTTGGCTTCAGTCGCCCTGGCTCCTACAAGCTCAGAAGCTTCGATGGTAAGACCCTTGGCCATCCATGGAATGCTGATCACTTGAAGTACTATTACAAGTAG
- the LOC137729998 gene encoding UPF0496 protein At4g34320-like yields MGSHMSKKSAETSSSAINLNNLQYTTDQLSSYEAACKLDADLQSFDTNLHTRTNLVINTIAAGVEVRALSFDSLKEVTGCLLEMNQEVVKVILECKKDIWKNQELFELVEEYFENSLQTLDFCTALDKCLKRARDSQLLILVALQQFEEETEMGGSRYTRTLEELKNFKAIGDPFTEEFFQIFQSVYKQQISMLEKLQLRKNKLDKKLKGINAWRKVTSMIFVATFAAVLICSVVAAAMAAPPVAAALAAASSIPIGSTGKWIDSLWKNYELAVRGQREVLSSMQVGTYVAIKDLDNIRVLIDRLEIDIESILHNASFAIEEDAVKVAIEEIKKKLGVFMKNVEDLGTQADVCSRDIRRARTVVLQRIIKHSNN; encoded by the coding sequence ATGGGAAGCCATATGAGCAAAAAGAGCGCTGAAACATCGTCATCTGCTATCAATCTGAACAATTTGCAATACACAACTGATCAGTTGAGTTCATATGAGGCAGCTTGCAAGCTCGATGCAGACTTGCAGTCCTTCGACACTAACCTCCATACCCGAACCAATCTAGTCATCAACACAATCGCAGCAGGAGTCGAAGTCCGCGCCCTTTCCTTCGATTCCTTGAAGGAGGTGACAGGATGTCTGTTGGAGATGAATCAGGAAGTTGTGAAAGTTATCTTGGAGTGCAAGAAAGACATATGGAAAAATCAGGAGTTGTTTGAGCTGGTTGAGGAGTATTTTGAGAACAGCTTGCAGACTCTGGATTTCTGTACTGCATTGGACAAGTGTTTGAAGCGAGCTCGCGATAGCCAGTTGCTTATTCTCGTTGCGCTTCAGCAATTCGAGGAGGAGACCGAAATGGGAGGCAGTCGATACACGAGGACTTTGGAGGAATTGAAGAATTTCAAGGCGATAGGTGATCCTTTTACTGAGGAGTTCTTTCAAATATTTCAATCTGTTTATAAGCAACAAATATCAATGCTCGAGAAGTTGCAACTGCGAAAGAACAAGCTCGATAAGAAGCTCAAAGGTATTAATGCTTGGAGGAAGGTCACTAGTATGATATTTGTTGCTACATTCGCTGCCGTGTTGATTTGTTCTGTTGTGGCGGCAGCCATGGCTGCTCCACCTGTCGCAGCAGCTCTGGCCGCTGCTAGTTCTATCCCGATAGGCTCAACGGGGAAGTGGATCGACTCCTTGTGGAAAAACTATGAACTTGCTGTGAGGGGTCAAAGGGAAGTGCTTAGCTCAATGCAAGTAGGAACTTATGTTGCCATTAAGGACTTGGACAACATTCGGGTTCTCATTGATCGATTGGAAATTGATATCGAGTCCATCTTGCACAATGCAAGCTTTGCCATTGAGGAAGACGCGGTGAAAGTTGCAATAGAGGAGATTAAAAAGAAGTTGGGAGTGTTTATGAAGAATGTGGAGGATTTGGGAACTCAAGCTGATGTCTGTAGCCGCGACATTCGAAGAGCAAGGACCGTGGTTCTGCAGAGGATCatcaaacattccaacaactga
- the LOC137729211 gene encoding probable 1-acyl-sn-glycerol-3-phosphate acyltransferase 5, whose translation MEVQGPSNDAMKHLPLTPLRAIRGVVCLLVLVLTAFMMIVYFGFLGAVIIRLFSIHYSRRVTSFFYGNWIALWPFLFEKINKTKVIFSGETVPAGERILLMSNHRTEVDWMYLWDLALRKGRQGYIKYILKSSLMKLPVFGWSFHILEFISVERKWEVDELNMRRMLSTLKDPKDSLWLALFPEGTDFTELKCIRSQKYAAENGLPVLKHVLLPKTKGFYASLEELRGSLDAVYDVTIGYKPSCPTFFDNAAGVNPSEVHMHVQRIPLDNIPTSEDEVTTWLMNRFHLKDQLLSEFDSQGHFPHEGSEGDLSTLECLLNFVAVSIMTVIFTYLTIFSSIWFKIYVTSVCAYLTAATIYNFRPSPLFSLVKGLFKHKSS comes from the exons ATGGAAGTTCAAGGACCTTCGAATGATGCAATGAAGCACCTTCCTTTAACTCCACTGAGAGCAATTAGGGGTGTTGTGTGCTTACTTGTACTTGTTTTGACTGCATTCATGATGATAGTTTATTTCGGCTTTTTGGGCGCTGTTATAATTAGACTTTTCAGCATACATTACAGTAGAAGAGTAACATCCTTCTTCTATGGTAATTGGATAGCTTTGTGgccttttctttttgaaaagatAAACAAGACTAAAGTTATTTTTTCCGGAGAAACTGTTCCTGCTGGTGAGCGCATCTTGCTTATGTCAAACCATAGGACTGAGGTTGATTGGATGTACTTGTGGGACCTGGCACTGCGAAAGGGACGCCAGGGATACATAAAGTATATTCTTAAAAGCAGTTTGATGAAACTGCCTGTGTTTGGTTGGTCGTTTCACATATTGGAGTTCATCTCTGTGGAGAGGAAGTGGGAGGTCGATGAATTAAACATGCGTCGAATGCTTTCAACTCTAAAGGATCCCAAAGATTCCCTCTGGCTTGCTCTTTTCCCAGAAGGAACAGATTTCAC TGAGCTGAAGTGCATACGCAGTCAGAAATATGCTGCTGAGAATGGATTACCTGTCCTAAAGCATGTCTTACTTCCAAAAACAAAGGGCTTCTATGCCTCTTTAGAAGAATTGAGGGGCTCTTTGGATGCAG TTTATGATGTGACTATTGGCTACAAACCCAGCTGCCCTACTTTCTTCGACAATGCCGCTGGTGTGAACCCGTCTGAAGTTCATATGCATGTCCAACGCATCCCccttgacaatattccaacatctGAAGACGAAGTTACAACTTGGTTAATGAACAGATTTCATCTCAAGGACCAGTTGCTTTCTGAATTTGATTCTCAAGGGCATTTTCCTCACGAAGGATCCGAAGGTGACCTTTCTACTCTGGAGTGCCTTCTTAATTTTGTGGCCGTAAGTATCATGACTGTAATATTTACATACCTAACCATTTTCTCGTCCATCTGGTTTAAAATTTACGTAACTTCGGTATGCGCTTATCTCACAGCCGCAACCATTTACAATTTTCGACCATCACCACTTTTTAGCCTTGTAAAAGGTTTGTTTAAGCACAAATCATCTTAG